The nucleotide window atgtgTATCCGTTTTGTAGACTCCCTGTACAACAAATTCATTCTCAGATTGATCATTTGGCACATACCGGAGGAAATTCTAAAATtacatgataaaaaaaaaaatacccagTTGAGATATAATGAACTGTTCTTATTTAACTCAACCGCTTAACTATTCATtcctaaataaaaatacagtCATTCGTAGcataataagtaaaaaataatgtgaaaattttaatacaaaCACATTGCATAAATGTCATCCGAACAGAGCGGCAATAAAAAACGCACTCAATGTGAAATTATATCTCCTATTTTTAAGCAGAATTTTGAAATAGATTAAATATGGTGATCCACGTATAACTACAACATTGACAGAAGGTCAATTGGAAATGTAGCAGGATCCACGCAGTAGCCTTATTAAGAAGCGGGCGAACAGCATAATCCCCCGCCCATGCGCAATGATGAACCTGTCAAGGGGAATAGCACAAATGTATAAACGGGATTAATATGTTCGCATGCATTTGTCTACCctttcataatatatttaccttgataacaaataattatatttataaattattcctTAATTTcgagaaaaaataagaaacattgaaaaacatacatatacgcaATAGGTGGAAGATTCACCACGAAAGTTACAAAGGTGGAAAGCTCTTCaaaggaataaaatttattaacgCATCGCGATTGAACATTGCTTTATTAAACCAAGATTGTTACTCCGTTATACAGTAATGTAACTTCCATGCAAATTATTGCTGATTAATAATACAGAATATAAAGCTTTATTATGAGCACATATTCTTTTGATAGTAAAAAAAGTAGGAGAAAGTTGGCCAGAtgctaaataaaaatgtatttaaaaaaagctacTGCTACATGAGCGTGCGCGCCCGCCTATGATGACACACCCGCGGAAATAATTATGCTTACCTGTGTGAACCTTTATTGTAATACGAAACATTTTCCTATGATATATTGATTCGTTGCGGTCACTTGGGCGATAATTTATCGCTTAGATTAGAAGACAAGCACTCGGTGGAATAAAACGaatattttttgctaatCTGAAATAGtatctttttattaattgctcttgttatattttacaaaaaaaaacagacttggaattaaaaattcagttgaaattatttatgcATGCATTTTGCTTACTCCTTTCGTTTGATGCTTGCGTTTTGTTCTTCTAAAAATGGGTGAGGTTTAATATGGTATTTTCGTcgtaggaaaagaaaaattgttttaattcGTTGCAAATatgcatgaaaaaattaattcccTCCTTTTGAtacaaattatttcattCACTCTTATAATTTGGATGGTCAGCCTTGTCACAGCGTGGCACATGTTACAAAGAAGATTAAgcgtctcctttttttatgcacaTCTAACACTCCTGGTTTCTTAATTTTGCAGACTCCAACATGGATGctgatatatatgtatgtacgtatgtatgtattaattactacctttttttttacctcattTGTGCAACTCTGGTAAGCCTTTTAAAGATGGACACAGCCAAGCTGTACCTCACGAAATGATGTCTACGAGGAAGCCGTTGACAGACTAATTAGTAGCAGAACCCAATGTTATGGTGCCAGAAAAAAACGTAAcagataataataaaaatagcgGATGCGAAAGTGgcaatttttgttatttcaAGCAAACAGATAGAATGTTAAACGTTATGCAATTTTAAGTATCCCCTTCCGTGTGCATTAACCCTTTCACACGTAGGGAACAGCAGCGGGGAACCTGAACTTTAACGGGgttaataacatatataattgtgCACATGGCAGTTTTATAATACCCTTACTGGTTTGCTCCAAATATTGTGCATCTACACATTGGAGTGTTTCCATAAAATTGTTTACCAAATTGGCACAATTATCTCCTCTTTTCCCCTAATCCACCTGGTGCTATTCTTTACCTCTTATTTAATGACAGACATAACCGCCTCACTCACGTCATGCGTGAACTTTTCGCAAGCAACGTTTCACTTTTACAGtggctatttttatttttaaatgtgtaaaagtaaaaagaaattacatGCTAGCGCTTTATGAATAGTcagataattaaaaaaacaaagttaGCAGAAGATTTAGCATAGATACTGGTAATATACACTCCTCGGAGAACATAACTTTATACCCTTTTATAACCCCCACCACTGCCACCATATGAACATGTGAAGTTTTCCaccattttaacatttgcatagaaaaattggaaatgTTCTTCACCCTTCCATTGTATACACCTGGCACAGGTACTCTCTGTTAAAACGCTTCCTttctttgggggggaagaaaaatgggcACTTAGAAAacagaacagaaaaaaaaggtgtacaaCATTTTAGTCCTCGCGAAAGCGAAGTGGATTAATAAAACGctaaaaattgcaatttcCTGACTGCAATATAGTCGGATGGGCAAACGCAACCACTCGAGGTTAAAATGTATGAAGAGTTACAATAAACATGACGACGCAactgatttatttttcatccACATTTTAGTACACCAATAAAtggtttaaaattttgtaaacgCCGCAGTTTGTGTTCAGCTTTCCCTTCAATTCATTTAATCGATCATTCACCTTAAAgcaatttttctaaattattctaaaaatgaagtgaaacGAAATAACCCAGTTGTAGTGGAATCGTTCAAAATATCTGCATTTtaaagggttaaaaaaaaagagaaaaagtcGTACCCATATTTTGTAggtatatttaattttttggctcCTTTGCGTGCGCAGTTTCCTGCTaatcatttcgtttttgtaataaataattttctaaaaaaacaCCTCCCTTTTTAAGATACTactttgtataaaaaaaaaatgtgccgtGCATGACtaatcaaaaaaatttaaccaTGCCATGTATTAATTAATCTGAAAAAGGCGTCAACGCGCAGTTGTAGAATGTCCCTCCCAAATCTCTGCAGGAGCagaaatgtatattttttttgtttttcatctaaggagaaaaaaaaaaagtcaaacgGATGAATCAACcaaattaacttttttttaaatacccCATTTTGGTATTTTTACCCTGAACGTATATGAAACTGCATCCTGTTGCGTACATTGCTATTCTTTAATTATTTGAATTTCTTTACCCCCCTTAGAAATCACCTTTTAGTGAAGACGCTTTGAGAGCAGTTAATTCTGCTAACGTATTTTACCAGCGTGGTAGCGACCATTTTACGCTTTGTTaattcgtttctttttaaatttttacttcttttgcAACtctaaaaagttttttttgttttctacCATCTGTTTACACAGGATAGCGTATGAGATATGATCCTTAAAAGGAAACATATTCTCCCTCATTAAAATGCGCAATCTTTTTTGTGCTAAAAAGTTAGAAACCAATTTTTTGATTGCTTCGCAACGCAggaatatacattttattgaCCTCTTCCATTTAATAAAAcatgatttttaaaaacaactCCGTTATGTATTCATCTAAATGTTACGCGGAAATCTCAAAATGGTGTCGAAATAAACTTCCCTGGTTTAAAAATTACTCCTGGATGATACTTCTTCTGTTGCACGTCCTGCTGCTAGTAAGAAAATGCATTCATCATagaattatgtaaatatattttcctctACGTCCAAACTGCAATTTGTTAAATCTTTACTGTAAAACATGTTcccctcttcttttttctcttctttagAATGTGGTACCCATTTCGCAAAAGAGCGCACGCTCCAAATCAGCGTTATGTACCACCCCCCTCAGACAGTTAACCGAATCGTTACCACAGCTTAGCAACTTTAATGCACATGGAAACGACCTCTATGATGATGATAATAATAACTTATGGGGGTACTCACTTCACAGGAAATTGCCCTACGGCTGTAATCACGCAGAGTTATTCCAAGAAATGTCAGAGAAAGAAGTAGAAAATCGAATTAACTCTTTTGGCATTTTCGTAAGCAAGAAAAACATGTATATTACTTTTATCACCACCATCGTCATCAAAGAAATTATTATCATCAAATGATGAATCAGTTATGGACAGAGTTCCTCAAACATGCTTTAAGAAATAAAGTACCAGATGAATATATCAGGCATCATTGGATGGTATGTAATAACGCATTGACATCTGATCTAATGCATATGGACCGTTTGGACcataagcattttttttattacatggAGAAACTGATTCCATATGACACCGTGTCGTACATCATCTTTATGAACAATAAAACGAAAGCTTGGAGTGATctcataaaaagaaatagagATAAATGGAGAAACTACTTGTCCGACGCTATCAGAAATTACCGTTTAGGGAAACGCGGGATGACAACGGACAAAGAGCGCAAAACGCCATTTGACGAATGGAAATTGGGATCCAAATTAGGATCTAAATTTAGCTTGGCTGATTCAAGATCGAAATTAGGATATAGAATGAGCTTAGACGATTCAATATCCAAATTAGGATCGAGATTTAGCCCTGATGATTCAGTATCTGAATGGGGATCTAAATTTAGCTTGGCTGATTCAAGATCGGAATGGGGATCTAAATTTAGCTTGGCCGATTCAAGATCGGAATTGGGATCTAGATTGAGCTTAGACGATTTAAGATCGGAATTAGGATCTAGAGTGAGCTTAGACGATTCAAGATCGGAATTCGGGTCTAATTTTAGCTTGGCTGATTCAAGATCGGAATTCGGGTATAATTTTAGCTTGGATGATTCCAGATCAGAGGAGGGATCATGATTTAGCCTTAGCGATTCCAAGTCAAAATTAGGGTCAAATTTATGGTCAGAATTGTGGTTGCAATGGATCTCAGAAGGGTCAGTCGAAAAGAACATGAAGAAGAATGAGTTCGTAGGATGGTCCAATATATGCTTATCCTTTATTAAACGGAGAGAAGCAATGGATAAACCCTAGTTGGTGGACTACCTTTCATGTAACATCTGCGTTAGACTTGCAAGAGATACTCTTTAACTTATTTACTTAACACTATTATTTCTGAAAAAGGATACAATAGCACATTGCGACGCAGCATATTTAACGTTTTAGCACCCCtctcaattttttcgttaattttttcgttaattttttcgttaatttttttgttaatttgtttgttaattttttcctccccaatTTTAGCTTTCTACCAATGCGTTCGTTTTTGCAATTGCGTGTTTTGTCAGCcacttgcttttttttttctgtgtaaTAATGcgacaaagggggaaaatcaataattgttatttttacgtcatttataaaaatatacgttATTCATTATTGGTGAACGGGTAAAAATAACCCCcaaggaatatttttttgtttttcatcgTAAGaatttgttcccccttttcatttgGCATCAAACTCGGAATATTTCCCTTtgcatattttacatatacgtacgcacgtcctatttttttatagtaattaaaactttttaattcgACTGAGCTGAGGCAACTATTTTACACTGCATACGTCGGTGTATAAAACGTTAGCGAcgcaaaattatataaaacagGGCAACGCAATAATGGTAACATTTCAAATTATACACAAATGataggataaaaaaatgacataaatGGACGTTTCCTTTAGTAAGAGAAGAACACATCTTTAAAGGGAGACAGATGGTACCACTTCATACCACTTCGTCGCACTTTATGAACCATTCATGGGGGGGTATACACTTATAAACAGTGAACCCCTTCTTCTACAGGGGGACGAACTTTTCGATCGTATAAAACTCAATGATCGCCCATTCAGACATTCCTCTCGGTGAGCATGCATGGGTACATATAAGCCATTCTCCCTATTCCATTTAACGCAGTATTAAGTGCTCCCCACTGTTTAAGAGTATACCCTCGCCATGCATTGTTAGCATGTTCATACATTAATTTGACAGACATGGTATTGTCAGCACGTCCCTTTATTCGTAAAAAGGGTTGTGCTCATGATTTACAAACAAGGGGAACACCCCATACGGATAGCAAATATCACCTGTaatgtcataaaaaaaagtggccaAAACTTTGTTCATGCAACCACCTCTCTGCCGTTACGAGAACCTTCCACATCATCGTTGCGTagtgaaaaaatggacgTGCTTCCTCCCAACCGCAAACACATCGCATCTAGTTTAGCAACCACCGCAACAGAACAAGCAAAcgttttatgcatttttaaaagatgcTAAGAAATTTGCCCTTCATGTGCCTCTCCCAAAAAAacgcatttttataaatgctGTTAATGTTTACTACAAAATGGGAGTTAACATATtcgtttacatttttgctcaCATATTGGCCCACATATTGGCTCACATTTTGGCCCACATTTGAGTGAATCCCCCCCaaagttattttctttattttaactCTTTTTAAGTGTAGTTAGTTTTCTTGCACCACTAACTGTTTGGTAACATTGATATACATCTTTACGcggctttttctttttcccatgctttattattttctaattAAAAGTATACTTATTTTGcgttttctttctttttggtTATCCGAAACATATCTACCaattttgaattaaaaaaaaaaaaaaaaaagatgttgCGGGCTAAAATTGCCCatcgaaaaataaatatgtggtgaattttttttttggtataactttttggtttttataaccattattttttttaccgtaatttctttcctcttccttaTATTAGAacaagtttttttatttgttattcgttattttttattttttatttgctattttttatttgttttttgttatttGCTATTTGTCACTTTTTTGATTTCCTTTACCATTCcaacaactttttttttattgcagaacccctttttcttctttattagAACATTTCTTGTTAACCTTAGAACAACTTCATCTGGCTGCTCTTAAGGatagaacaatttttttttttttagatcGATTTGTTTTAGTTTTGTTTTAGagcaaatttgtttaatttttttactagaattttttttttttttgatttttttaaaatataaaaaaatatagatatTCCATAAGTACAGGTACAatttgcatatgtatatatatatatatacctataACGTTGAGGCTAAGTTGTCACAAAATGAATCTCAGAGGACCCCCTAGTTTCGTACATCCCTTTCCGAATGGAATGAGAGGCTGCGGAAAAATGAATCTGAAAAAGTTCTTCTTGTTGAGTTTTCTTCTCTTCGCGCTGGTTCTAGCATCCTATGGCTTTTCGcaggtgaacaaaaaattgaatacaTAGTGCGGGCGAAAAATCCTGTACCTTTAACACGTTGCATATCTCCTTGTAAATTGGCTTTCCTACCTTGTGTATCTCCTAACACGCATGAATACGCTCACGCGTATAGATAAGCATGTACGTACTTACATGTAAATCCCCCCACGcgcacgcaaaaaaaaatatatgttcgCCCTTTTTGCAGATCAAGTCAATGCCAATAAACGATGGGACCATTGAACGGCAACTACATAATTGCTCGTACGGGCGCCTACTAACACAGTCTACACATAGCAGGAGACCCTCCGTTTCTAGGTCCAATGCAGACATTTCTGAAAGCTCTTCGGCAAATATGAATGAAAGGATTCGAAACTTACCCTTCCATTGTGATGTTTCTAAACTTTCCAAACAGCTAACAGAAGAGGAGATCAAAGGACTCCTTAAATCTTACGGCAAATCCATAACACAAGAAAACGCATATATCGTATTCAACTATGTATACAatttgcaaagaaaaaactaCAACGACATGATCGAAGGGTTGTGGAAGCACTTTATGGAATTGGCGCAGAAGTATGGAATATCAGATGACTACCGATATAGCTGCTGGTGGAAATGCAATAATGAGCTCCTCAGTGAACTAATGGACACCGACCATTTCGACCACTTGGatttatttacttatataaAGGGGAAATATAACAACAATGCAGCattcacaaaatttatagaagacaaaatgaagttaTCTAACGAAATCATCgagaaaaataaggaaaaatggaCCAAGTTGTTGACCGAGCggattaaaaataaaagctataaaaagtgaaatttccccccaaaaaaaataacattcgAGTGATAAACCTGAATgcgtgttttaaaaaaaagcttcaAAAAGACAGCTTTGTTTTTTGTGTATACATAATATCAATCTTATTTGTTTATgtaccatattttttttttttttttttttttttttcgtcataTAGCGTTTgttcaaaataatttgtaaCACTAGTATTTGTGCACGAATACGTAATCAATTGAAACTTTAAATATGCAAAACCCAGCGCATCCAATTGCATTACAAAATGGTTGcagcaattttaaaattgctcACCTGGAggttgcatatttttaaagtaacAATTTGAtctacataaaattaatgataaaagttttcttaaaatttgttttctgcatttcgtttatttttcctttcgttCACTGTGGGCGAACTGCTTAAAAATTCGTCCATTCAAAAGGCGAAAAggatttttaaacatttcgcTGCTTGACGTGAACGGTGTTTCAAGTTTTGCGCGCGCGATTTTtgcaaggggaaaaaggtggcattatttttccatatacGTATAGTTACAATgtggcattttttactttgcgtaaatattttttttttttttttaatacactTAACTCTTCAAATTGCGCGCCTTTCTTGTCACATGGTCAAATATACAAattgaacattttaaaaatttgcaaatatgGGCGCCCTCAGCGTTGTTAGAAGCCCCATTTTAATTCCAATGCAATACTATATTAACATATCGCGCTACTCATAAGGTagccattttaaaatacttcctcataaattataaaatgagttacatttttctttgctaTTGTTAAGGTTCCGTAGCTCAGTTGGTTAGAGCGTGCGGCTGTTAACC belongs to Plasmodium vivax chromosome 3, whole genome shotgun sequence and includes:
- a CDS encoding hypothetical protein (encoded by transcript PVX_001105A), with product MEKLIPYDTVSYIIFMNNKTKAWSDLIKRNRDKWRNYLSDAIRNYRLGKRGMTTDKERKTPFDEWKLGSKLGSKFSLADSRSKLGYRMSLDDSISKLGSRFSPDDSVSEWGSKFSLADSRSEWGSKFSLADSRSELGSRLSLDDLRSELGSRVSLDDSRSEFGSNFSLADSRSEFGYNFSLDDSRSEEGS
- a CDS encoding RAD protein (Pv-fam-e) (encoded by transcript PVX_001100A) — translated: MNERIRNLPFHCDVSKLSKQLTEEEIKGLLKSYGKSITQENAYIVFNYVYNLQRKNYNDMIEGLWKHFMELAQKYGISDDYRYSCWWKCNNELLSELMDTDHFDHLDLFTYIKGKYNNNAAFTKFIEDKMKLSNEIIEKNKEKWTKLLTERIKNKSYKK